The Mixophyes fleayi isolate aMixFle1 chromosome 1, aMixFle1.hap1, whole genome shotgun sequence genome includes a region encoding these proteins:
- the MTRFR gene encoding mitochondrial translation release factor in rescue, with product MTTPVIFCLSKLLSWKPWITGRQLKFLKPWTGGVLSQTAGAKDSSFDLLAIDEKELEEQFVRGHGPGGQATNKTSNCVVLKHIPSGIVVKCHQTRSLEINRTRARRILQEKIDVFYKGESSDLLKQKEEAERKKQEKRKKAKDNLEKKKHFKEMQHLENKE from the exons ATGACTACACCAGTCATCTTTTGTTTGTCTAAACTGTTGTCCTGGAAACCATGGATTACTGGGAGGCAGCTTAAGTTCCTGAAACCATGGACTGGCGGAGTGCTGTCCCAGACTGCGGGAGCAAAGGATTCTTCCTTTGATTTATTAGCAATTGATGAGAAAGAATTGGAAGAACAATTTGTTAGAGGACATGGCCCAGGAGGACAAGCTACTAACAAAACCAGTAACTGTGTAGTGCTAAAGCATATTCCTTCTGGTATTGTAGTAAAG TGTCACCAAACCAGATCTCTGGAGATTAATAGGACAAGAGCAAGAAGAATTCttcaagaaaaaattgatgttttTTATAAAGGAGAAAGTAGTGATCTCCTCAAGCAAAAAGAAGAAGCAGAAagaaaaaagcaagaaaaaaggaaaaaagccaAGGAcaatttagaaaagaaaaaacatttcaaaGAGATGCAGCACTTAGAAAACAAGGAATAA